ATCTCTCCCGAAGAAGATTTGAAATCATCCAAGGAGGTTTGGATTCTTAAAGGATAAATTAAAACATCCTCTGGATAGATATAATCTCTTATCAGGAGGTTTGCAAACCATCCGAAGAAGATTCAGGATCTTACAGGTTATATTAAAATTATCTTGTACAGAAGAATGCATTCTTCTGTACAAAACAAAACAATCTTCTGTACAAAAGATTGCATTCTTTTGTACAGGAATTTAATAACATAACAGCAATGTTTTCAGAAGTACTAGAAAAGATTTCCTGGAATGACTCCACAAAAGCCATTTACGCAAAGACTTCCACCGATGTGGAACGCGCTCTTTCCAAAGAGCACCTGGATGTAAACGATTTCATGGCACTTATTTCTCCTGCCGCCGAGCCCTATCTGGAGGTGATGGCACAGCTAAGCCGCCAATACACCTTGCAACGTTTTGGCAAAACCATCTCCATGTTTGTGCCGCTCTATATCACCAACTCGTGCACCAACCACTGCATCTACTGCGGATTTCAGCACAACAACCCCATTGCCAGGGTTATCCTTACGGAAGAGGAAATCGAGAACGAGTTCAAGGCAATCAAGAAGCTGGCGCCGTTCGAGAATCTACTGCTGGTTACCGGCGAAAATCCGGCAGCAGCCGGTGTGGGGCATATCGAAAGGGCGCTTCAGCTGGCAAAGCCCTACTTCTCGAACCTGCAGATTGAGGTGATGCCTCTGAAGGCGGATGAGTACGAACGCCTCATCCATTCGGGCCTAAACGGGGTAATCTGCTTTCAGGAAACCTACAACAAGGCCAACTACAAAATTTATCACCCGAAGGGGATGAAATCGAAGTTTGAATGGCGGGTAAACGGGTTCGACCGCATGGGACAAGCCGGCG
The Bacteroides sedimenti genome window above contains:
- the thiH gene encoding 2-iminoacetate synthase ThiH, coding for MFSEVLEKISWNDSTKAIYAKTSTDVERALSKEHLDVNDFMALISPAAEPYLEVMAQLSRQYTLQRFGKTISMFVPLYITNSCTNHCIYCGFQHNNPIARVILTEEEIENEFKAIKKLAPFENLLLVTGENPAAAGVGHIERALQLAKPYFSNLQIEVMPLKADEYERLIHSGLNGVICFQETYNKANYKIYHPKGMKSKFEWRVNGFDRMGQAGVHKIGMGVLIGLEDWRTDVTMMAHHLRYLQKHYWKTKYSVNFPRMRPSEGHFQPNVAMSDRELAQLTFAFRIFDRDVDISYSTRESAEFRNNMATLGVTTMSAESKTEPGGYYSYPQALEQFAINDNRTAVQVEKDLKLLGREPVWKDWDQVFDR